GGAGTTTGTCCTTCATCTCCGCGAAGCCGCCCGCCTTGACCACGGCGATCGGCAGGAGCAGGACGAGTACGCCGATGCTCTTCACCACGAACTGCACCATGTCGGTGAGGGTGATGGACCACATGCCGCCCATGGCCGAGTAGCCGACCACGATGGAGCCGCCGATCACCACGGCCGCCCAGCGCGGCACGTCGAACAGTACGTCGAAGACGGTGGCGTAGGCGATGGTGGAGGTGACGACCAGCATCAGGGTGTAAACCCACATCACCAGGCCCGAGATGACGCTGGCGGCGTCGCCGTAGCGCAGCGAGAGCATGTCGGCGACGGTGTAGACCTTGAGCCGGGCGATGCGGGCGGAGAAGAAGATGCTCAGGGCGAGCAGGCCCAGGCCGATGGCGAAGACCATCCAGGCACCGGAGATCCCGTAGGTGTAGCCGAGGCGCACGCCGCCGATGGTGGAGGCGCCGCCGAGGACGACGGCCGCCATGGTGCCCGTGTACATGAGGGGGCCGAGACGCCGCCCGGCGACGAGGAAGTCGCTCTTGGACGAGGCGCGTCTCTTGCCCCACCATCCGACGCCGACGATACCCAGCAGGTATCCGATCATCACTACGTAGTCGATCGCCATGAGGGGTCCTCCGATGGGGTGCGGCCGCGAGGGGGAGGTGGCCGCCCGATGATTTCCGAAAAGGGGGACAGCGACGGCCGACCACGGGGTGAGGTGGCGGCATCAGAGCTGGTGGATCGGGGATGAGAGAGACGCTATTCCGGTTGCGGACTCCAGAGAAGAGCAGGTTTCATCCAATGTGATGGGGCAGAATGGATGAACCATCCAATGGACGGACAGCGCATCATGACCACTCCCCACGATCCCGCGCCCGGCTCCCCCGCCCTCCCCCTCGCCACGCTGCTCGCCGACCCCGAATTGGGTCTGGAACAGATCGCGGGCCCCGTCGACGACCGGCTGATCGGAACCGCCGGGACCACCGAGGTCGAGGACCCCGCTCCGTACCTGATCGGCGGCGAACTGCTCCTCACGGCCGGCGTGCGCCTTCCGCAGACCCCCGAAGGCATCGACGCCTACGTACGCGGCGTGGTCGGCGCGGGAGCGGCCGCGCTGGGCTTCGGCGTGGCCCCGGTCTACGACGAGGTGCCGCCGGACCTGGTCACAGCCTGCGAGCGGCACTCCCTTCCCCTGCTGCGCGTCCCGGTCACCACACCGTTCGTCGCCATCGGCCGCTCCCTCTACGGGGCGATCGCCGAGGCCAGCACTCGCGACCTGCGGCACATCTCCCAGGCGCAGTCCGCCCTGGCCTCCGCCGCGGCCCGCCCCGATGCGATGCCCGCCGTCCTTCACCAGCTCTCCTCCCACCTCGGCGCCTGGACCGTGCTGATCGACGCGCAGGGCCGTGACCTGTTCAGCGCCGGCCCCCGGCCCGCCCCGGCCGTCCGGCAGCAGATGCTCGATCTGGCCGTACGCACGATGTCCCGATCACGGCTCGCCAGGGCGGGACGCACCCAGCCGCCGACCGCCGCGGCCGAGCACCACGCGGGCAGCCGGCTCACCGTGCACACGCTCCCCGGCAGGGAAGGCAGCACCGGGCCGCTCGTGGTCGGGATCGCCGCCACCACGCCGCCCACGGTCGTGCACCGCGCGGCGACCGGCGTGGCCACCGTCCTGCTCTCCCTGCTCACCAGCCCCCGCCACGCCCTCGGCACGGACAGCGCCGGCGCCGGCGCGCTGGTCCGGCTGATGCTCGGAGCGTCACCCGCGGACGTCGCCCCCGCCCTCCTCCCTGCCGACGCGCCGCCCGGCGGTCGCTGGGTCGTCGTCCACGGCCACCGCGGCGGGCCGGAGGCCGGCTCGAGCGTGCCCGTCGGCGGCGACCCCGTACAGCTCGCAGCACTTGGCACCGCGCTGAGCACCTCCTACCTCGACCTGGACGGCGACGCGCTGCGTGCCCTGGTCCCGGGCGCACCCTCGATCGACGCCGAGGCCGCCGCCCGGCTGGGCTGGACGCTCGGCCTCAGCTCGCCCTCGGCCACTGTCGACCTGCCGACCGCCGACACGCAGGCCGAGCGCGCACTGCGGCGCGCCCTCGCCACCGGTGAGCCGGTCGTGCACCACCGTGCCGAGGAGCAGAGCGTGCACGGCATCGTCAACGCCGCCGATGCCAGGGCCCTCGCCCGCGCCCGCTTCGCCCCGCTGGACACTGCCGCACAGCCCGGCCCCGCCGTGCTGCTGGAGACGCTGCGCACCTGGCTCGCACTGCACTGCAGCTGGGACCAGACCGCCACCGCACTCCAGGTGCACCGCAATACGGTGCGCCACCGCATCGGCCGCGTGGCCGACCTCCTGGAGACCGACGTCCAGGACCCCGACGTCCGGATGGAGCTCTGGTTCGCCCTCCACTGGCTGCCCGGCGAACGACAGCAGGACTGAGGCAAGCGAGCAGTCGCCTCGGGCCGCGGCCGGTGCTAGAAATAGAGCGTTATGAGGCTTACCGGCCTGTTCGGGGCACGGGGGGACCCTGTCGACCCCGAGGCGCCACCGCCCACCGAGGGGCAGCGTCGCCGGTTCCCGCTGAGGGTGCGCAGTGTCGCGAGCCAGGTGTTCGCACTGCAGCTCGCGATCGTGGTGCTGCTCGTTGCAGCAGCCGTGGTGGCGCAGGTGCTGCAGGCTCAAGCCGGGGTCATGGAGGATGCCCGCCATCGCTCGTTCGTGGGCGCCCAGACCTTCGCGAGCGCGCCCGAGACGCTGACGGCCATGAAGTCCGACGACCCGACCGCACTGCTTCAGCCGCGGGCGGAGCAGGCCCGGAAGAAGTCCGGAGTCGACTACGTAGTCGCGTTCAGCCCGGCCGGGACACGCTGGACCCACCCCGACCCCAACCTGATCGGGAAACACGTCACCGGCACCTTCGAGCACGGACTCGCAGGCGAGCCGTACACAA
This genomic window from Streptomyces sp. NBC_01351 contains:
- a CDS encoding helix-turn-helix domain-containing protein — translated: MTTPHDPAPGSPALPLATLLADPELGLEQIAGPVDDRLIGTAGTTEVEDPAPYLIGGELLLTAGVRLPQTPEGIDAYVRGVVGAGAAALGFGVAPVYDEVPPDLVTACERHSLPLLRVPVTTPFVAIGRSLYGAIAEASTRDLRHISQAQSALASAAARPDAMPAVLHQLSSHLGAWTVLIDAQGRDLFSAGPRPAPAVRQQMLDLAVRTMSRSRLARAGRTQPPTAAAEHHAGSRLTVHTLPGREGSTGPLVVGIAATTPPTVVHRAATGVATVLLSLLTSPRHALGTDSAGAGALVRLMLGASPADVAPALLPADAPPGGRWVVVHGHRGGPEAGSSVPVGGDPVQLAALGTALSTSYLDLDGDALRALVPGAPSIDAEAAARLGWTLGLSSPSATVDLPTADTQAERALRRALATGEPVVHHRAEEQSVHGIVNAADARALARARFAPLDTAAQPGPAVLLETLRTWLALHCSWDQTATALQVHRNTVRHRIGRVADLLETDVQDPDVRMELWFALHWLPGERQQD